The following coding sequences are from one Devosia neptuniae window:
- a CDS encoding ABC transporter ATP-binding protein, giving the protein MSQDFLSVENLTKSFGNNTVVKGVSFAFGKGEFISLLGPSGCGKTTILRMIAGFENPTTGTIRIDGEDITSLKPNQRQLGMVFQAYALFPNLNVGDNIGFGLKIAGMGKEERRARVDEMLKLIGLPGFEKRYPYEMSGGQQQRVALARAIAPRPRMLLLDEPLSALDAKIRVSLREEIRAIQLDLGITTVFVTHDQEEALSISDRIVVMNAGHIEQLGAPHEIYNKPATRFVATFVGQLNTIEATIIDVAAKTVAIDGQTVRVSQLPADASVGANSLLTLRPEVLSIGARDGNDITLTGTIADVTFLGSVIRLRVALGKNILSLDTFNDQRTAPPSRGEPVTISLASKDLLALQI; this is encoded by the coding sequence ATGAGCCAAGATTTCCTGTCCGTCGAAAACCTCACCAAGTCCTTCGGCAACAATACCGTGGTCAAAGGCGTCAGCTTCGCCTTCGGCAAGGGGGAGTTCATCTCGCTGCTCGGCCCCTCCGGCTGCGGCAAGACCACCATCCTGCGCATGATTGCGGGCTTTGAAAACCCCACCACCGGCACCATCCGCATCGATGGCGAGGACATCACCAGCCTCAAGCCCAATCAGCGCCAGCTCGGCATGGTGTTTCAAGCCTATGCCCTCTTCCCCAACCTCAACGTCGGCGACAATATCGGCTTCGGCCTCAAGATCGCCGGCATGGGCAAGGAAGAACGCCGCGCCCGCGTCGATGAAATGCTCAAGCTCATCGGCCTGCCCGGCTTTGAAAAACGCTATCCCTACGAAATGAGTGGCGGCCAGCAGCAGCGCGTCGCCCTTGCCCGCGCCATCGCCCCCCGCCCCCGCATGCTGCTGCTCGACGAACCCCTCTCCGCCCTCGACGCCAAAATCCGCGTCTCCCTGCGTGAAGAAATCCGCGCCATCCAGCTCGACCTCGGCATCACCACTGTCTTCGTCACCCACGATCAGGAAGAGGCACTGTCCATCTCCGACCGCATCGTGGTGATGAATGCCGGCCATATCGAACAGCTCGGCGCGCCGCACGAAATTTACAACAAACCGGCCACCCGTTTCGTCGCCACTTTCGTCGGCCAGCTCAACACGATCGAAGCGACAATCATCGATGTCGCCGCCAAAACCGTCGCCATTGACGGCCAGACCGTCCGCGTTAGCCAATTGCCCGCCGATGCGAGCGTCGGCGCTAACAGTCTGCTAACACTACGGCCCGAAGTGCTGTCCATCGGCGCCCGCGATGGCAATGACATTACCCTCACCGGCACCATTGCCGACGTGACCTTTCTGGGCTCGGTGATCCGCCTGCGCGTGGCGCTCGGCAAGAACATCCTGAGCCTCGACACCTTCAACGACCAGCGCACCGCACCACCCAGCCGGGGCGAGCCGGTCACCATCAGCCTGGCCAGCAAGGACCTGCTGGCGCTACAAATATGA
- the sseA gene encoding 3-mercaptopyruvate sulfurtransferase has product MDTPFVTTEWLAAHLSDPDLVVIDASWHMPNSSRNAQAEYLAGHIPGAVFFDIDGIADTSSNLPHMLPSPADFAHMVGALGISDQSNIVIYDELGLFSAPRVWWTFRTMGAAKVHILAGGGPKWRAEKRAVQTGTVTRQPAIFQAHFNRNRVADFDTVRNRSHDHAAQIADARPAPRFHAEVPEPRAGLRGGHIPGSANVPVGLLTENGQMRPVAELQQIFADRGIDPTKPIITSCGSGITAATLALALELTGASNVAVYDGSWTEWGGRPDAEIE; this is encoded by the coding sequence ATGGATACCCCCTTCGTCACCACCGAATGGCTCGCCGCCCATCTGAGCGATCCCGATCTCGTGGTGATCGACGCCAGCTGGCACATGCCCAATTCATCCCGCAACGCCCAGGCCGAATACCTCGCCGGCCACATCCCCGGCGCCGTCTTCTTCGACATCGACGGCATCGCCGACACCAGCTCCAACCTGCCGCATATGCTGCCCTCCCCGGCCGATTTCGCCCATATGGTCGGCGCCTTAGGCATTTCCGACCAATCCAATATCGTCATCTATGACGAACTCGGCCTCTTCTCCGCCCCCCGCGTCTGGTGGACCTTCCGCACCATGGGCGCCGCCAAAGTTCACATCCTGGCCGGCGGCGGCCCCAAATGGCGCGCCGAAAAACGTGCCGTGCAAACCGGCACCGTGACCCGCCAACCGGCGATCTTCCAGGCCCATTTCAACCGCAACCGCGTTGCCGATTTCGACACCGTGCGCAACCGCAGCCACGACCACGCCGCCCAGATCGCCGACGCCCGGCCCGCCCCACGCTTCCATGCCGAAGTGCCCGAACCCCGCGCCGGCCTGCGTGGCGGCCACATCCCCGGCAGCGCCAATGTGCCGGTGGGCCTGCTCACCGAAAACGGCCAGATGCGGCCCGTCGCCGAACTCCAGCAGATCTTCGCCGATCGCGGCATTGACCCCACCAAACCAATCATCACCTCCTGCGGCTCCGGCATCACCGCCGCAACGCTGGCCCTCGCCCTCGAACTCACCGGCGCCAGCAATGTCGCCGTCTACGATGGCTCCTGGACCGAATGGGGAGGTCGCCCCGACGCCGAGATCGAATAA
- a CDS encoding imelysin family protein, with translation MSKRTLRGLALALTLSVAPMSAYAQAPSEEAVLANYADLAQAGYEDALSTAKALDAAVDALIAEPSEATLLAAREAWKASRIPYQQTEAFRFGNPIVDEWEGKVNAWPLDEGLIDYVDASYGTESDSNSLYVANVIANPKLVIDGVELDATEITPALLQDNLQEAAGIESNVATGYHAIEFLLWGQDLHGTGPGAGERPFTDYSTADHADRRAAYLKAATSLLVSDLEEMVGNWTADGAARAALPELGISAILTGMGSLSFGELAGERMKLGLLLHDPEEEHDCFSDNTHVSHLNDAIGIRNVYAGSYTRVDGSVVEGPAISDLIAAKDAALDSEIAGLLDDTVAKMNVMADRAVAGEAYDQQIAEGNTEGNAVVQAAIDGLIAQTRGIERAVALLNLQDAVTIEDSDSLSNPDAVFQ, from the coding sequence ATTTCCAAGAGGACGCTGCGCGGCCTGGCCTTGGCGCTTACGCTTTCCGTTGCCCCGATGTCGGCCTATGCGCAGGCGCCGAGCGAAGAGGCCGTGTTGGCCAATTATGCCGATCTGGCGCAGGCCGGGTATGAAGACGCGCTGAGCACGGCCAAGGCGCTGGACGCGGCGGTGGATGCGCTGATCGCCGAGCCGAGCGAGGCGACGCTGCTGGCGGCGCGGGAGGCCTGGAAGGCGTCGCGCATTCCCTATCAGCAGACCGAGGCGTTCCGCTTTGGCAATCCGATTGTGGACGAATGGGAAGGCAAGGTGAATGCCTGGCCGCTCGATGAAGGGCTGATCGACTATGTCGATGCCAGCTATGGCACCGAGAGCGACAGCAATTCGCTCTATGTGGCCAATGTCATCGCCAATCCCAAGCTGGTCATTGATGGCGTTGAGCTGGATGCCACCGAGATTACGCCGGCGCTGTTGCAGGACAATCTGCAGGAAGCGGCTGGGATCGAATCCAATGTGGCGACGGGCTATCACGCTATTGAATTCCTGCTCTGGGGGCAGGATTTGCATGGCACGGGGCCTGGGGCGGGCGAGCGGCCGTTCACTGATTATTCGACGGCCGATCATGCCGATCGGCGGGCGGCGTATCTGAAGGCGGCGACGAGCCTGTTGGTCAGCGATCTCGAAGAGATGGTGGGCAATTGGACGGCCGATGGCGCGGCACGGGCGGCGCTGCCGGAGCTGGGCATTTCGGCGATTTTGACCGGCATGGGGTCGCTGTCATTTGGCGAATTGGCGGGCGAGCGCATGAAGCTGGGCCTGCTGCTGCATGACCCGGAGGAAGAGCATGATTGCTTCTCGGACAATACGCATGTGTCGCACCTCAATGACGCGATCGGCATCCGCAATGTCTATGCGGGCAGCTATACCCGGGTGGATGGTTCTGTGGTGGAGGGGCCGGCGATTTCGGACCTGATCGCGGCCAAGGATGCGGCGCTCGATAGCGAGATTGCCGGGCTGCTCGACGATACCGTGGCCAAGATGAATGTGATGGCGGACCGCGCCGTGGCGGGCGAGGCTTATGACCAGCAGATTGCCGAGGGGAACACCGAGGGCAATGCGGTGGTGCAGGCGGCGATTGATGGGCTGATCGCGCAGACGCGCGGCATCGAGCG
- a CDS encoding ABC transporter permease has translation MKTNRFWAWLVFALGAAYFIIPLVATFEFSTRMRRDYRSLDAYASVFSDPNFRATFTYSVVIGLLAIIVGILVVVPAVYFVRLRLPWLRPFVEFLTLMPLIIPAIILVYGYIRLYNSSSVIPFTGSALGTDILLTCAYVTLALPYMYRAVDTGMRTIDVQTLTEAAQIAGASTPQIIGRIILPNILVAVLSGAFLTFAIVIGEFTIASLLNRPAFGPYLQNIGANRAYEPAALAIISFIITWGAMGMINVLGRFAPRTSARTD, from the coding sequence ATGAAGACTAACCGCTTCTGGGCCTGGCTGGTTTTTGCACTCGGCGCCGCCTACTTCATCATCCCCCTGGTCGCCACCTTCGAGTTTTCGACCCGAATGCGGCGCGACTATCGTAGCCTCGACGCCTATGCCTCGGTCTTTTCCGATCCGAACTTCCGGGCCACCTTCACCTATTCGGTGGTCATTGGCCTCCTCGCCATCATCGTGGGCATTCTCGTCGTCGTCCCGGCGGTCTATTTCGTCCGCCTGCGCCTGCCCTGGCTGCGCCCCTTCGTCGAATTCCTCACCCTGATGCCGCTGATCATCCCGGCCATCATTCTGGTCTATGGCTATATCCGGCTCTACAATTCCAGCTCGGTCATTCCCTTCACCGGTTCGGCCCTTGGCACCGATATCCTGCTCACCTGCGCCTATGTGACCCTGGCCCTGCCCTATATGTATCGCGCCGTCGATACCGGCATGCGCACCATCGATGTGCAGACCCTGACCGAGGCGGCCCAGATCGCCGGGGCCTCCACGCCCCAGATAATCGGCCGCATCATCCTGCCCAATATTCTGGTCGCGGTGCTGTCCGGCGCCTTCCTCACCTTCGCCATCGTCATCGGCGAATTCACCATAGCGAGCCTGCTCAACCGCCCCGCCTTCGGGCCATATCTGCAAAATATCGGCGCCAACCGCGCCTATGAGCCGGCCGCCCTCGCCATCATTTCCTTCATCATCACCTGGGGCGCCATGGGCATGATCAATGTGCTCGGCCGCTTTGCCCCCCGCACCTCTGCACGGACCGATTGA
- a CDS encoding ABC transporter substrate-binding protein, with the protein MTFKNVLAGSVSMLAVLSVSAQAFAQTDLDALYTAAKAEGQLTTIALPHDWCGYGAVIDGFKAKYPGITVNELNPDAGSADEIEAIKANKGNTGPQAPDVIDVGLAFGPQAKADGLIQPYKVSTWDSIPADAKDADGYWYGDYYGVMAMLVNTDLVSAVPTDWADLTKPEYANAVALAGDPRASAQAIQSVYAAGLATGADAAGAADAGLKFFGEVNAAGNFVPVIGKSASLAQGTTPIVIAWDYNLLAWKAGFEGNPAAEIVVPTTGVVAGVYIQAISAFAPHPNAAKLWMEYLYSDEGQLGWLAGYCHPIRFNDLAAKGLIPQDLLDALPPAAAYEKAVFPTIDEQNAAKAVITSQWDAVVGANVQ; encoded by the coding sequence ATGACCTTCAAGAATGTGCTCGCCGGCTCCGTCTCGATGCTGGCCGTGCTTTCCGTTTCGGCCCAGGCCTTTGCCCAGACCGATCTCGACGCCCTCTACACCGCCGCCAAGGCCGAAGGCCAGCTCACCACCATCGCCCTGCCCCATGATTGGTGCGGCTATGGCGCCGTGATCGACGGCTTCAAGGCCAAATATCCGGGCATCACCGTCAACGAACTCAATCCCGATGCCGGCTCGGCCGACGAAATCGAAGCCATCAAGGCCAATAAGGGCAATACCGGCCCGCAGGCCCCCGACGTGATCGACGTTGGCCTGGCGTTCGGCCCGCAGGCCAAGGCCGATGGCCTGATCCAGCCCTATAAGGTCTCCACCTGGGACTCCATCCCCGCCGACGCCAAGGATGCCGATGGCTATTGGTATGGCGATTATTATGGCGTCATGGCCATGCTGGTGAACACCGATCTGGTCTCCGCCGTTCCCACCGATTGGGCCGACCTGACCAAGCCGGAATATGCCAATGCCGTCGCCCTGGCTGGTGATCCGCGCGCCTCCGCCCAGGCCATCCAGTCCGTCTATGCCGCTGGCCTTGCCACCGGTGCCGATGCTGCTGGCGCCGCCGATGCGGGCCTCAAATTCTTCGGCGAAGTCAACGCCGCCGGCAATTTCGTCCCGGTCATCGGCAAGTCGGCCTCGCTGGCGCAGGGCACTACCCCGATCGTCATCGCCTGGGATTACAATCTGCTCGCCTGGAAGGCCGGCTTTGAAGGCAACCCGGCCGCCGAGATCGTCGTGCCCACCACTGGCGTCGTCGCCGGCGTTTACATCCAGGCTATCTCGGCCTTTGCGCCCCATCCGAACGCGGCAAAGCTGTGGATGGAATATCTCTATTCCGACGAAGGTCAGCTCGGCTGGCTCGCTGGCTATTGCCACCCGATCCGCTTCAACGACCTGGCTGCCAAGGGCCTGATCCCACAGGACCTGCTCGACGCCCTGCCCCCGGCCGCCGCGTATGAAAAGGCCGTCTTCCCGACCATCGACGAACAGAACGCCGCCAAGGCCGTCATCACCAGCCAGTGGGACGCCGTAGTCGGCGCGAACGTTCAGTAA
- a CDS encoding efflux RND transporter periplasmic adaptor subunit: protein MIRQLLASLIVLAAALAAWVFFVPGASQTLANYGIVLPFAAPGDSASPGQRPGGGRPGGARQTNVVTTGVTLATINSTLSAIGEGTATHSVTVASPVGGTLADVLVRPGQIVAAGDIIARLDSDAEQIAFDRAKLALDDAQATLARTQGLASSNVVAPSVVTAAQLAAANAELELRNAQVALSRRTIASPIAGTVGLIQVTPGNYVPAQTTVTTIDDTSAILVDFWVPERYAVSIAPQMPVTVTAVALPGRVFDGEINAVDNRIDPASRTLQVQAEIPNDDKALRAGMSFTVALRFPGEQFPAVNPLAILWSAQGSYVWKYVDGKATKVMAEIIQRNSDGVLVRADLAPGDAIITEGILQLSEGADVTLLSGPDGTLPPQEAAAATPN from the coding sequence TTGATACGGCAGCTTCTGGCTTCACTCATCGTTCTGGCCGCCGCCCTGGCGGCCTGGGTCTTTTTCGTCCCCGGCGCCAGCCAGACCCTGGCCAATTACGGCATCGTCCTGCCCTTCGCCGCTCCCGGCGACAGCGCCTCCCCTGGCCAGCGGCCCGGCGGCGGCCGGCCGGGCGGCGCCCGCCAGACCAATGTGGTGACCACGGGCGTCACCCTTGCCACCATCAATTCCACCCTCTCCGCCATCGGCGAGGGCACGGCCACCCATTCAGTCACCGTCGCCTCCCCCGTTGGCGGCACCCTGGCCGATGTGCTGGTGCGCCCGGGCCAGATCGTAGCGGCCGGCGACATCATCGCGCGGCTCGATTCCGATGCCGAACAGATCGCCTTCGACCGCGCCAAGCTCGCGCTCGATGATGCCCAGGCCACGCTGGCGCGCACGCAGGGGCTGGCCAGTTCCAATGTCGTCGCCCCCTCCGTCGTCACTGCCGCCCAGCTCGCCGCCGCCAATGCCGAGCTCGAATTGCGCAATGCCCAGGTGGCGCTCAGCCGCCGCACCATTGCCAGCCCCATTGCCGGCACGGTGGGCCTGATCCAGGTCACCCCGGGCAATTACGTCCCCGCTCAAACCACCGTCACCACCATCGACGATACCTCGGCAATCCTGGTCGATTTCTGGGTGCCCGAGCGCTATGCCGTCTCCATCGCCCCGCAAATGCCGGTCACCGTAACCGCCGTGGCCCTGCCCGGCCGGGTCTTTGATGGCGAGATCAATGCTGTCGACAATCGCATCGATCCGGCCAGCCGCACATTGCAGGTCCAGGCCGAAATCCCCAATGACGACAAAGCGCTGCGCGCTGGCATGTCCTTCACCGTGGCTTTGCGTTTCCCCGGCGAGCAATTCCCGGCGGTCAATCCGCTGGCCATATTGTGGTCGGCCCAGGGCTCCTATGTCTGGAAATATGTGGATGGCAAAGCCACCAAGGTCATGGCCGAAATCATCCAGCGCAATAGCGATGGCGTGCTGGTTCGCGCCGATCTGGCGCCCGGCGACGCCATCATCACCGAAGGCATTCTGCAGCTCAGCGAAGGCGCCGACGTGACTCTGCTCAGCGGCCCCGATGGCACCTTGCCGCCGCAAGAGGCCGCCGCCGCCACCCCAAACTGA
- a CDS encoding ABC transporter permease: MMTDAATSPRPKRRLSFEWLGVAPFIIFAVMFLILPTLYLIGAAFVGRDGQLTFDNIAGLFTDQIIAAYWISIRISGASAILGALIGLAVALALIRGRLPSGLRSAVMTFSGVASNFAGVPLAFAFISTVGRLGLVTIILKFLGVDIYKAGFNLLSFWGLTLTYLYFQIPLMILIIAPAIDGLKKEWNEAAQILGASQWQFWRYVGLPILWPSFLGTLSLLFANAFGAIATAYALTGSSLNIVPILLYAQIRGDALQNPGLGAALALGMILITAIANIIYLVISARAERWMK; the protein is encoded by the coding sequence TTGATGACCGACGCCGCCACATCACCCCGACCCAAACGCCGCCTCTCCTTCGAGTGGCTGGGCGTTGCGCCCTTCATCATCTTTGCGGTGATGTTCCTCATCCTGCCCACGCTCTATCTTATCGGCGCCGCCTTTGTCGGCCGCGACGGGCAACTCACCTTCGACAATATCGCGGGCCTGTTCACCGACCAGATCATCGCCGCCTACTGGATTTCGATCCGCATCTCCGGCGCCTCCGCCATCCTGGGCGCCCTGATCGGCCTCGCCGTCGCCCTGGCACTGATCCGTGGCCGCCTGCCCTCGGGCCTGCGCTCGGCCGTCATGACCTTTTCCGGCGTCGCCTCCAACTTCGCCGGCGTGCCGCTGGCCTTCGCCTTCATCTCCACCGTGGGGCGCCTCGGCCTCGTCACCATCATTCTCAAATTCCTGGGCGTCGACATCTACAAGGCCGGCTTCAATCTGCTCAGCTTCTGGGGCCTCACCCTCACCTATCTCTACTTCCAGATTCCGCTGATGATCCTCATCATCGCCCCCGCCATCGATGGGCTGAAGAAGGAATGGAACGAGGCAGCGCAAATCCTGGGCGCCAGCCAATGGCAATTCTGGCGCTATGTCGGCCTGCCCATCCTGTGGCCCAGTTTCCTCGGCACGCTGTCGCTGCTCTTTGCCAATGCCTTCGGTGCCATAGCCACCGCCTATGCGTTGACCGGCTCCTCGCTCAATATCGTGCCCATCCTGCTCTATGCGCAGATCCGTGGTGATGCCCTGCAAAATCCCGGCCTCGGCGCCGCTTTGGCCCTGGGCATGATCCTCATCACCGCCATCGCCAACATCATTTATCTCGTCATTTCCGCCCGCGCCGAGAGGTGGATGAAATGA